The window AAAAACATTTATAATTTATAATATTATAACGACAAAAAGAAGATATATATTTATTTAATGTATCAAGGTTGTAAATAGGTTTCATTATTTGTATAATAAAAAGTCTCACTATATTTTTTTACAATTTGTGCGGAAAATTATTACAGATTAAAGGAAGGTTTTTATTTATGTATATAGGAAGAATTGTTTCTGTGGCACAAACGGAAGATGGTAGACTTTGTGCCATGTATCGTGTATCCAGTCGCTCTTTTCCGAACCGTCAAGCGGTATTGAATAACAACAAAGTATCCATTATTCCAATGGCAGGGTATGAAACGGATATTCAGAAAAATCCCTATATTTCATACAATTGTCTGAGAAGTATTCTGGAAGGAGAAGTGGCTGTATTAAGTAATGGAAGTCACACAGACCCGATTGCCGAAAAGATTATTAATGGTATGCCTACCCGAGATGCTATTGCATTGACATTAATGGCACTGGATTTTGAAAAAGATGATTATGCAACGCCGCGTATTGTTGCAGTTGTTGATAAAGCTGAAGGTTCGGGCTGGTTAGGTGTGGTTCGTTCCGATGGGCTTGAGGTCCGACGCATGGATTTGAAACCGGGACGCTTCTTTTATGTGGCAACCTATGAGGAAAACTTTATTAGTTTTTGTCATAGTGGTGTTTTTCCTGCAATGTCGGCGGATGAAGCCTGTTCCTTTATTTTAGGAGGAGGAGTTTTTGCGGAACGAACACATCCTATTACTGCTGTTACTGCAATGGCGTCGGAGGAAGGTTTTGATATTGCTATCCAGAATAGTCCCGTTTTTGCAAAGTAAATGTAATATACATCTTTATTAAATGAAACCAGAGGGGTGTTTGTATGAAAGATTATAACGAGTATATCAGTCCATTTGTCG is drawn from Candidatus Hydrogenedens sp. and contains these coding sequences:
- a CDS encoding IMP cyclohydrolase; the protein is MYIGRIVSVAQTEDGRLCAMYRVSSRSFPNRQAVLNNNKVSIIPMAGYETDIQKNPYISYNCLRSILEGEVAVLSNGSHTDPIAEKIINGMPTRDAIALTLMALDFEKDDYATPRIVAVVDKAEGSGWLGVVRSDGLEVRRMDLKPGRFFYVATYEENFISFCHSGVFPAMSADEACSFILGGGVFAERTHPITAVTAMASEEGFDIAIQNSPVFAK